The Candidatus Cloacimonas sp. genome includes the window AAGAATAAGAAACAGGGAGCTTTAAATCCCTTAAGAAATCAATTTATTGCTAATATCCAAGAAAATCTTAGCATTGAACTCTCTCAGAAATTATATACTCTAACTGCTCCAACCGGAAGCGGAAAAACATTTGCTTGCATGGAATTTACTAATTGCATTCAAAACCTTGAGGATGCTTCCCGCAGAGTTATTTATTGCCTCCCCTATACTTCTATTATAGACCAAAATTATAAAGAATTTGAAAGTGTGTTACATTCTAACCTCTCTGAGCAAGCTACTTTAGATTACAGATTTATAGTAAAACATCATCATTTGGTAGATTATTCTACAGTTACAAAAGCTGAGCCAACATACAATTTGGATGAATTGCAAAAAGATACCTTGTCTATTGAATCCTGGGAATCTGCTTGCGTTATTTCTACATTTGTGCAATTGTTTCATTCCTTAATTGGCAATAGAAACGGGATGCTCCGTAAGCTGCATAATATTATTAATTCTATAATTCTTCTGGATGAAGTCCAAAACTTGCCTGCAGATTATTATCCCTTACTAAGAGTTCTATTTAAGGTGCTTGCGGAAAGATTTGATACTTTTATATTGTCTTGTTCTGCCACTCAACCCTATTTATTTCCTCAGGATACATATATAGAATTATGTCAGAAAGAACTTTTCTCAGTTCCCGATTTTAATCGTGTAAAACTTAATATTAATCTAAAGGAACAAACTTTAGATGAGTTTTGCCAGAATTACCTGGTGCTTGGAGATTCCAAGAGTATTTTAATTGTTATGAATACCAAACGCTCAGCTCTTGCTATTTATGATTTTCTTTTATCTAATTATAGTTCATCTTATCAAGTTTTCTGTTTAACAACCCTGCATATTCCTTTGCACCGTCAGGAAATTATAGAAAAAATTGGTAGTATCATTAAGGAAGAAAAGACAAAAGTAGCTTTGGTCTCTACTCAATTGATTGAAGCAGGTGTGGACATAAGTTTTCAAAAGGTATATCGTGATTTTGGCCCTTTAGATAGTATTATCCAGGTTGCAGGTAGATGTAATAGACACAATGAATTAGGTGAACTTGGCGGAGAAATGTTTTTGGTCAATTTACAAAAAGATGGTAAGTTTCTTAGCCGCTATGTATATGATAAATATCTATTATCTAAAACAAAAGAGTGTCTTGAAGGTTACACCTCCTTAGAAAGTTATCAGTTTCCTGGTATTGTAGATAACTATTATCAAAAGCTTGATGTTGGTGCAAAAGGAGAAGCTATATTAAAAGCTATCTCCGTTCTAAATTACGATCAAAACATTAAAAATCAAATACCCATTGCTGATTTTAAAATCATTACCGATAATTATGCTACTGAGACGATCTATATTCTTTGTGATGATACATCTACTAAAGCAATTTCATCTATAATAAGTAAATTAGAATACATTAAGCAGAATGAGCTTACAAAGGAGGAATTACAAAAAACAAAAACAGCTCTGGAAAAAGAATATCATTCTTTGAACTCATATCAAATAAATCTTTCCCTCAATGAACTTAACGCTATCTATGATGAATATAAGGTGAAGAAACTTAATGACCATATCTATTACATTGAGAACGAATTTGTTAATGAATTTTACGAATTCACAACTGGCTTTAAACTATATTCTACAGCTAAATCAAGCTGTCTTGCTTTCTGATGGAAGTCCATTTAAATACCTACGGTAGTTACTTACGCAAAAAAGATGATATGTTTGAATTGAGCATTGAGGACAGGAAAACCAAGCTCTCTCCGGAAAAGATATCTTCCATTGTAATTTCCAATGCTGCCATTATAACTACGGATGCTATTCAATTAGCGATGGATTATAATATAGATATTGTTTTTTTGGATAAATATGGAAATCCTTATGGCAGAATTTGGTTTCCCAAGATTGGCAGCACTGTTTTAATTCGGAGAAGGCAGCTGGAAATGTTATCTGATAATGTAGGTTTACAATTCATCAAAAACTGGGTTGCCATTAAAATAATGAATCAGTATCGTTTTGTGCAGCGCTTGCTTTCCAAGCGGGATTGTGATAAAAGCTGCTTTCAAACCCGGATGCAAAATATGCAGGAGGCAGCTATTAGTATAATGCAGGCAGAAGGTAATTTGGAAGAACTTTCCGGTTCTTTTATGGGTTGGGAAGGAGGTGCTTCCAAAAATTACTTTTCTCTTCTGGCAGAGCTTATTCCGGATGCTTATGAATTTGCAGGCAGAAGTTCGCGTCCTGCTAAAGATGCTTTCAATGCTATGCTTAATTATGGCTATGGTATGCTTTATTCCAAAGTGGAGAGAGCTTTAATTATTGCCGGTCTTGATCCCTATTTGGGTATTTTACATAGTGATAATTACAATAAGAAGTCCTTTGTCTTTGATTTTATAGAGCCCTATCGTATTTTGGTGGATGAGCCGGTATTCTATATTTTTTCCCGGCATAAATTTTCTCCGGAATTCATAGAGCCGGTTCATCAAGGTGTGTTACTTAGCACTGCAGGAAAAAAGTTCCTGGCTCCTTTGCTGCTGGAACATTTTGATGAAATTATCCGGTATCATAATAAAAACCGTAAACGCATTGATATGCTTCAAACCGATGCTCACGCCTTTGCCAATTTCTTAATTGATAAAAGAGAAAACTATCTTGAGACCTCTATAAACAGGAAATTGCAGAATTTCCTGAATAGCAATTTTGAGGACAATGGAGACGAAAAATGTTAACCTGGGTGATGTATGATATCGTTAAAGACAAAATTCGGAATAAAGTTTCCAAATGCTGTGAACAAGCCGGTATTTATAGAGTTCAATACTCTGTTTTCTTGGGGGAAATGAGCCGCACCAAATGCAAAGAATTAACCTGCAAGATAGAGGATTTAATCAATCCTGAAATTGACCGGGTTTATATTTTCCCGATGTGCAATGAGGATTTTAAAAGCTGTCATTTGCTTGGCCAGGCATTTGATCCTGAACTTATTACGAATGAAATTAAGGCATTTTTTCTGTGATAGATTTTCAGTTTATTACCCCTTCCGAAGTGATGGAATATCTCTTCTGCCCGAGATTTGTTTATTTTATGAATGTATTGAAGATTGAGCAACATGAACACAGAAGAACTCTCGTAAATAAAGGAAGAGATATCCATAAACTGAAAATGGTTCAAAATAAGGACTATTTGCGTAAAAAAGCCGGTGCTGTTGATAAACTTACCGATGTCTATCTTTCTTCCGATAAACTGAAACTGGTAGGAAAAATTGATGAAGTTCTTTTTCTTGAAGATGGTAGCGCTGCTCCTCTTGATTATAAATATGCGTTTTGGGAAAATAAGATCTATAAGACCCTTAAATATCAGCAAGTTCTATATGCGCTTCTTATAATGGAAAATTTTCAAGTTCCTGTTAATAAGGCATATATTATCTATACCAGGTCTCAAAATCATTTGGAAGAATTAGCTGTTACCCCAAAAATGCTGGATAAAGCTAAACTTACTCTTGACGAGATTTTCAAGATAATAAATATGGAAATATATCCTAAACCCGCAAAGGCAAAAAGAAAATGCTCGGACTGCACTTATCGGAATTTGTGTGCTACTTGATATAATGAGTGTTAAAAAATCTTTCTTTGCCTTTAGAGAAAAGGACTATAATATATAGTGTGTAGCTGCAAATTCTGTAGAAGAATAAAGTAAAAAATGAAATGCTACTTTTGCATTGAAAAAAACTATTATAAGCAGTTCAATGTGTATTTTTGCTGGATGCTGCTTCTTGAACCCCGAGAAGGATTTATTGCTTTTTCAGCATTTTTTTGCTCTTTTACTGGTGTATAAAGTGTTTGTGCCTGCCCGAAAGAACTTTTTGGCTCTTTCAGGAACTGGTTTTAGTGTCGTAAGAATGAATTTTGAGATTCTGAAAAACCAGTGTAATGCTTTTATTTGTGTGGCACTTATAGCAAAAGATGGATTTTTATCCTACTATCCATTAAAACAAGGATTGAAACAATCCGGAATGAAGTCGTCAATGAGTCCTGATATGAATTTTTATCCTACTATCCATTAAAACAAGGATTGAAACAGTTTAAAGTTTGTTTTTTATTCGCATCAATTTCAAATTTTTATCCTACTATCCATTAAAACAAGGATTGAAACAGCTAAATGAAGAAATTACCAAAAAAGTCGTCAATGCTATTTTTATCCTACTATCCATTAAAACAAGGATTGAAACAGCCGTTTTAAGCACTTTTATGCTGAACCAGTATAATTTTTATCCTACTATCCATTAAAACAAGGATTGAAACAATGCCTGTTTTATCTTCAACTGCTCCTATGCATATTATTTTTATCCTACTATCCATTAAAACAAGGATTGAAACATATTGAAATCAATATCTTCTGGTAATCGTTGCGAATATTTTTATCCTACTATCCATTAAAACAAGGATTGAAACATTGTCGTAGGGATTCAATGTAAATGCTTCGCTTATCCTATTTTTATCCTACTATCCATTAAAACAAGGATTGAAACTCCAGAAGTTTGAATGCGATAGAAATGATTTCCTACAATTTTTATCCTACTATCCATTAAAACAAGGATTGAAACACTCATCTTCGCCAATAGCATTGCTGTTCCATCTGATTTTTATCCTACTATCCATTAAAACAAGGATTGAAACAGGAACAATTCCTTCTCCGATTTCTCTAAAAGCAGATTTTTATCCTACTATCCATTAAAACAAGGATTGAAACCTTTTCGGGAAGCAGATTCCCGATTTGCACTCGAAGTATTTTTATCCTACTATCCATTAAAACAAGGATTGAAACAGATACTGGATGGAATGAGACTTACCGTGACCTGTCTATTTTTATCCTACTATCCATTAAAACAAGGATTGAAACTCCAAGATTTCCTTGATAGCCATTTGTTTTTACCTGTATTTTTATCCTACTATCCATTAAAACAAGGATTGAAACAAATTGACTGTATCTATGTGGCTTGACAACAACGGATTTTTATCCTACTATCCATTAAAACAAGGATTGAAACAATCTTACGACGGAAAAACCGCAAAAACACTTACCAAATTTTTATCCTACTATCCATTAAAACAAGGATTGAAACCTTCTATTTCTGGTTCAATAAACTTCCCCTTCAATCATTTTTATCCTACTATCCATTAAAACAAGGATTGAAACGCTACTCCATTACTTACAACTGCGTCATAATAAGCCATTTTTATCCTACTATCCATTAAAACAAGGATTGAAACATTGATGAATTGATACTGCTTCGTAATGAAACCAATCCATTTTTATCCTACTATCCATTAAAACAAGGATTGAAACGGAAAAACTATCCTGTTAAAATTGACTGTATCTATGTATTTTTATCCTACTATCCATTAAAACAAGGATTGAAACTGCATAAATTCAGCCTCCTTATAATTGCCATAAAACTATTTTTATCCTACTATCCATTAAAACAAGGATTGAAACCTTGGAAAACAAGCTAGCATATTACGAAAGCTTTGTATTTTTATCCTACTATCCATTAAAACAAGGATTGAAACATAGCAACTAAGGCTCTGAATGTTTTGCCCTGAATCTATTTTTATCCTACTATCCATTAAAACAAGGATTGAAACAGCTAAATGAAGAAATTACCAAAAAAGTCGTCAATGCTATTTTTATCCTACTATCCATTAAAACAAGGATTGAAACGTATCTCACTCGCTGATCCGCTTCTGGGAATGACTCGATTTTTATCCTACTATCCATTAAAACAAGGATTGAAACCTGGTCAAGCAATTGACCACAAACCTGAGCTCGTCATTTTTATCCTACTATCCATTAAAACAAGGATTGAAACTATCTGTTTTCTGAGCCTTGCATTCATAAGACTCAATTTTTATCCTACTATCCATTAAAACAAGGATTGAAACATTTAATCTGAAAAAAAGCTAAATACATAGATAAAAATTTTTATCCTACTATCCATTAAAACAAGGATTGAAACTTCTTCATTCAGCTCAGGCTGTTTATTGCTTTTTTATTTTTATCCTACTATCCATTAAAACAAGGATTGAAACAACATTGAGTAAAAGCTGCCGTTAATAGCAACTAAGGATTTTTATCCTACTATCCATTAAAACAAGGATTGAAACAGGACAGTAATAGGATTAGGATTATTGGAGAGGATAAATTTTTATCCTACTATCCATTAAAACAAGGATTGAAACAGGACAGTAATAGGATTAGGATTATTGGAGAGGATAATTTTTATCCTACTATCCATTAAAACAAGGATTGAAACGCAGGCTCATCGGGATAAAACTTCTCATTCCAAATTCATTTTTATCCTACTATCCATTAAAACAAGGATTGAAACCAATGAGTAACACAAAAAAGAAAATTGCTGCTGGTCATTTTTATCCTACTATCCATTAAAACAAGGATTGAAACTCAAAAAATAGAGGACAAATGGTTTTAATTTGTCCTCATTTTTATCCTACTATCCATTAAAACAAGGATTGAAACTCGGCTCTGGCACCACAATGGTAGCGTGTCACCAGCATTTTTATCCTACTATCCATTAAAACAAGGATTGAAACCATCTATCTCCGGCATATCAAGCCCAAGTTCATCAAATTTTTATCCTACTATCCATTAAAACAAGGATTGAAACACATTATTCCTGCTATCCCAATAATTGTCTCCGAGATTTTTATCCTACTATCCATTAAAACAAGGATTGAAACGTGCTTCTGCCTTGCTTTGCTCTATTATATTCATTAAATTTTTATCCTACTATCCATTAAAACAAGGATTGAAACTGATGTATCAAGTAGCAAAAGCAGTAAAAGAGCAGTATTTTTATCCTACTATCCATTAAAACAAGGATTGAAACCCGGGTATCTTTTCTGCATTTCTTCTTTTGTATATTCATTTTTATCCTACTATCCATTAAAACAAGGATTGAAACTATGCTTATCTCGGGAAAAAGCATAATATGCCTGTATGATTTTTATCCTACTATCCATTAAAACAAGGATTGAAACTGTCTCATTGAACATCACTCCAGCTCGCCTTAATCGAATTTTTATCCTACTATCCATTAAAACAAGGATTGAAACATTCAAAATCTATAGCAAAGACCCCCTGCGCAACTAAATTTTTATCCTACTATCCATTAAAACAAGGATTGAAACAAACTATCTTAGCCATATTATGCGTCCCATGGCATGATTTTTATCCTACTATCCATTAAAACAAGGATTGAAACCAGGGATAGATCATCGGGGAAAAGGTCTTACAGTGATTTTTATCCTACTATCCATTAAAACAAGGATTGAAACAATGCGGAGATCAATATAGCGATTACGGTCTGTAGTCATTTTTATCCTACTATCCATTAAAACAAGGATTGAAACTACAGTAATATTAGTGCCCAAGAAACAGGCTGAAAGATTTTTATCCTACTATCCATTAAAACAAGGATTGAAACATGTTTTGATTATCTGTATCCGGTTTAATTTCCGGATTTTTATCCTACTATCCATTAAAACAAGGATTGAAACTCCCGGTGTAGTAGAAGTAATAGTAAGGAAAAACAATTTTTATCCTACTATCCATTAAAACAAGGATTGAAACCATCAATATACACAAAATAAAGGTCAAGCATAATGCTATTTTTATCCTACTATCCATTAAAACAAGGATTGAAACACAAATAATTAATGCTGATTATATTGTCTATATGAAAATTTTTATCCTACTATCCATTAAAACAAGGATTGAAACAGAAATATAATAAACCTAAACAAAATCAAAGAAAATGATTTTTATCCTACTATCCATTAAAACAAGGATTGAAACTTTTCATCAGAAGAAAAAGATAATGTAATGAAAAAAAATTTTTATCCTACTATCCATTAAAACAAGGATTGAAACGAGAAAGAAACTGATGCCTACATTATTCCGATTTACCAAATTTTTATCCTACTATCCATTAAAACAAGGATTGAAACCAAGAACGGTCTATCAATAATGTAATAGTTTACACCATTTTTATCCTACTATCCATTAAAACAAGGATTGAAACATCAAAGAGAATATTCGCAATGGCAAGACTTTGATATTTTTATCCTACTATCCATTAAAACAAGGATTGAAACATTGAAAGTTCCAAGACCCAGATCACGATAAATCAAATTTTTATCCTACTATCCATTAAAACAAGGATTGAAACAGGGCGTGGCAACAGATGCAAGCAATAATCCTATCAATTTTTATCCTACTATCCATTAAAACAAGGATTGAAACTCAATCTTTTGCTACTCTCTGCACAGAAGGATTCCCATTTTTATCCTACTATCCATTAAAACAAGGATTGAAACTATGCGACACGAAGTTGACGGCAAAACTCAAATCAATTTTTATCCTACTATCCATTAAAACAAGGATTGAAACATGTTCATTATAACCTCTTGTGCATAAAATAATCAATATTTTTATCCTACTATCCATTAAAACAAGGATTGAAACCAAGCGTGGCAGAAGATGCTATGAAGCAGATTACTATTTTTATCCTACTATCCATTAAAACAAGGATTGAAACATATCAACTCCGATTTCATCCATTGGATTATTTTCATTTTTATCCTACTATCCATTAAAACAAGGATTGAAACGCCCCAAAAGCGGGTCTGCAAGAGAAATGCCAAGAATTTTTATCCTACTATCCATTAAAACAAGGATTGAAACCAAATCTTGAATATACATCCCCAGTGAACCAACTGCATTTTTATCCTACTATCCATTAAAACAAGGATTGAAACATGAAACATTGCCTGAAGCAATATCTCATAATCCAGATTTTTATCCTACTATCCATTAAAACAAGGATTGAAACAATACAGGTGAATTATATTTGAACTCAATCATCTTGATTTTTATCCTACTATCCATTAAAACAAGGATTGAAACGTGATTGATATCAATCCCGCTTCGAGTGCGTTTCACTATTTTTATCCTACTATCCATTAAAACAAGGATTGAAACTCCGGGAATCCTTCTGTGCAGAGAGTAGCAAAAGATATTTTTATCCTACTATCCATTAAAACAAGGATTGAAACTTCAAGGCGTTACTGACGGCACTTTCACATTATCGGGATTTTTATCCTACTATCCATTAAAACAAGGATTGAAACCACCTATAGTAGGTCTGATTTCCAGAGTAGCACCCGATTTTTATCCTACTATCCATTAAAACAAGGATTGAAACCGTCCACTTTTTGAGGTATAATTCCTTCTCCGATTTCATTTTTATCCTACTATCCATTAAAACAAGGATTGAAACAGAGTTTCATCGGTTTCAACATCAGCCAAGATGTCATTTTTATCCTACTATCCATTAAAACAAGGATTGAAACTATATATCCTTGAAGGTTGCCGGGTATCTTTTTTGCATTTTTATCCTACTATCCATTAAAACAAGGATTGAAACCCTACAATGACAATGACTACAAATTCAAGCAATAAAATTTTTATCCTACTATCCATTAAAACAAGGATTGAAACCTTTCTAATTTCTTAATTTCAAAATCAATAGCTAAAAATTTTTATCCTACTATCCATTAAAACAAGGATTGAAACATCTGTCTGCTTCGCCAAAACTACCGGCATAAAGTAATTTTTATCCTACT containing:
- the cas3 gene encoding CRISPR-associated helicase Cas3' — protein: MIISHPAKNGYQEKLLVDHLAEVASNAKEMIQKLSLNLNTTTKDKIASVAEKIGIMHDLGKASSYFQNYIRGGKQNNLSHHSFISAVITYFNFNSWNEFSFFAPLAFKCVQKHHSNLSSFYSEGLDNAALINETLTIYKSVLDNINNDVGLTKLLQKHNISLPDLSYSSFQLLNDNLDDFSLTYSPANIDDTIESFLIQNLLFSVLIDADKHNAAGKEYVYLDKLNPKLCYSPAKLIAEKNKKQGALNPLRNQFIANIQENLSIELSQKLYTLTAPTGSGKTFACMEFTNCIQNLEDASRRVIYCLPYTSIIDQNYKEFESVLHSNLSEQATLDYRFIVKHHHLVDYSTVTKAEPTYNLDELQKDTLSIESWESACVISTFVQLFHSLIGNRNGMLRKLHNIINSIILLDEVQNLPADYYPLLRVLFKVLAERFDTFILSCSATQPYLFPQDTYIELCQKELFSVPDFNRVKLNINLKEQTLDEFCQNYLVLGDSKSILIVMNTKRSALAIYDFLLSNYSSSYQVFCLTTLHIPLHRQEIIEKIGSIIKEEKTKVALVSTQLIEAGVDISFQKVYRDFGPLDSIIQVAGRCNRHNELGELGGEMFLVNLQKDGKFLSRYVYDKYLLSKTKECLEGYTSLESYQFPGIVDNYYQKLDVGAKGEAILKAISVLNYDQNIKNQIPIADFKIITDNYATETIYILCDDTSTKAISSIISKLEYIKQNELTKEELQKTKTALEKEYHSLNSYQINLSLNELNAIYDEYKVKKLNDHIYYIENEFVNEFYEFTTGFKLYSTAKSSCLAF
- the cas1 gene encoding CRISPR-associated endonuclease Cas1 yields the protein MEVHLNTYGSYLRKKDDMFELSIEDRKTKLSPEKISSIVISNAAIITTDAIQLAMDYNIDIVFLDKYGNPYGRIWFPKIGSTVLIRRRQLEMLSDNVGLQFIKNWVAIKIMNQYRFVQRLLSKRDCDKSCFQTRMQNMQEAAISIMQAEGNLEELSGSFMGWEGGASKNYFSLLAELIPDAYEFAGRSSRPAKDAFNAMLNYGYGMLYSKVERALIIAGLDPYLGILHSDNYNKKSFVFDFIEPYRILVDEPVFYIFSRHKFSPEFIEPVHQGVLLSTAGKKFLAPLLLEHFDEIIRYHNKNRKRIDMLQTDAHAFANFLIDKRENYLETSINRKLQNFLNSNFEDNGDEKC
- the cas2 gene encoding CRISPR-associated endonuclease Cas2 is translated as MLTWVMYDIVKDKIRNKVSKCCEQAGIYRVQYSVFLGEMSRTKCKELTCKIEDLINPEIDRVYIFPMCNEDFKSCHLLGQAFDPELITNEIKAFFL
- the cas4 gene encoding CRISPR-associated protein Cas4 codes for the protein MIDFQFITPSEVMEYLFCPRFVYFMNVLKIEQHEHRRTLVNKGRDIHKLKMVQNKDYLRKKAGAVDKLTDVYLSSDKLKLVGKIDEVLFLEDGSAAPLDYKYAFWENKIYKTLKYQQVLYALLIMENFQVPVNKAYIIYTRSQNHLEELAVTPKMLDKAKLTLDEIFKIINMEIYPKPAKAKRKCSDCTYRNLCAT